One window from the genome of Chroogloeocystis siderophila 5.2 s.c.1 encodes:
- a CDS encoding NUDIX hydrolase yields MHKPGEIRVLALGLVKDIERVFLSQGYDPGKQETFYRAMGGGVEFGETSRDALQREFYEEIQAEITNIRYLDCIESLFTYNNKPGHEILFVYQCDFVDPKFYQIDTLDFKEGKRKKTALWVESNAFKTGEFKLVPEQFLKYL; encoded by the coding sequence ATGCACAAACCTGGTGAAATTCGCGTATTAGCTTTGGGATTAGTTAAGGATATCGAACGCGTTTTTCTTTCTCAAGGCTACGACCCTGGTAAACAAGAAACTTTTTATCGCGCAATGGGCGGCGGTGTTGAGTTTGGAGAAACGAGCCGCGACGCCTTACAACGTGAGTTTTATGAAGAAATTCAAGCGGAAATCACCAACATTCGCTATCTCGACTGCATCGAAAGTTTGTTTACCTACAACAATAAACCAGGACACGAAATTCTTTTCGTTTATCAGTGCGATTTTGTCGATCCCAAATTTTATCAAATCGATACGCTTGATTTTAAAGAAGGTAAACGAAAAAAAACCGCGCTTTGGGTTGAGAGCAACGCGTTTAAAACTGGAGAATTTAAACTAGTACCAGAGCAGTTTTTAAAATATCTATGA
- a CDS encoding DUF3531 family protein: protein MQVQFREFDPFDVWIWLEFTTVPSEMEKRYVEEVFNSWFYLGKLGAFNAENLQVQEQGLDLSYMHYDEQTADESLMALMHNMGEFEYEGTWGRCWFDLGTSDAIALDILINALKQLSQEYVSIATLYIGGENEDWTVEDSESRSSFIYDGSNN from the coding sequence ATGCAGGTACAGTTCCGCGAGTTCGATCCTTTTGATGTGTGGATTTGGCTAGAGTTTACTACCGTTCCATCTGAGATGGAGAAACGCTATGTCGAAGAAGTCTTCAACTCCTGGTTTTATCTCGGTAAACTCGGCGCATTCAACGCGGAAAATTTACAAGTGCAAGAGCAAGGACTCGATCTCAGCTATATGCATTATGACGAACAAACGGCTGATGAAAGCTTGATGGCACTGATGCACAATATGGGAGAATTTGAATATGAGGGAACATGGGGGCGTTGTTGGTTTGACTTAGGCACGAGTGATGCGATCGCCCTGGATATTCTCATCAATGCTTTAAAGCAGCTTAGCCAGGAATACGTCAGTATTGCGACATTGTACATTGGCGGCGAAAATGAAGACTGGACAGTAGAAGATAGCGAGAGCCGTTCAAGCTTTATCTACGACGGTAGTAATAATTAA
- a CDS encoding Sll0314/Alr1548 family TPR repeat-containing protein produces MRKRWFSQVQHTFAVWASTTLLTLSLGFSPTLAQDPFRATNQRQIGDNTEAAFKAIFEQGNYQAAVNYLNQAETSEPNEPLAYAMKASLAYTLNDDINAFGNYGKRTLEAGRQLIAQDPLRGNLYAAVGHFLQGAAALVREGTVRGTPQALSELRQVYAYLDKAEAIAPNDPELNLLRGYMDLMLAVNLPFSSPQQAIDRLVRFAGPRYLADRGLAIGYRDLDQYTEALTYVDRALQATPNNPELYYLKAQILAEQGKKQNNPSALKAAVENFDRAIAKKDQLPSSLVKQIERERSRTVQRVSGAS; encoded by the coding sequence ATGCGCAAAAGATGGTTTTCTCAGGTACAACACACATTTGCTGTTTGGGCAAGTACAACTTTACTCACTCTTAGCTTGGGATTTAGCCCGACTTTAGCTCAAGATCCATTTCGTGCTACCAACCAGCGTCAAATTGGCGATAATACAGAAGCTGCTTTCAAAGCCATATTCGAGCAAGGTAACTATCAAGCAGCCGTAAATTATCTCAATCAAGCCGAGACAAGCGAACCGAATGAACCTTTAGCTTACGCAATGAAAGCTTCATTGGCGTATACTTTAAACGATGACATAAATGCGTTTGGTAATTATGGCAAGCGCACCTTAGAAGCGGGAAGACAGCTAATCGCGCAAGACCCCCTACGTGGTAATTTGTATGCTGCTGTCGGTCACTTTTTACAAGGTGCAGCAGCTTTGGTACGTGAAGGAACAGTTCGCGGTACACCGCAAGCGCTATCTGAGTTGCGACAAGTTTATGCATATTTAGACAAAGCTGAAGCCATTGCGCCTAACGATCCCGAACTAAATCTTCTGCGGGGCTATATGGATTTGATGTTAGCCGTTAATTTGCCATTTTCCAGCCCACAGCAAGCGATTGATAGACTTGTAAGATTTGCCGGACCTAGGTATTTAGCTGATCGCGGTTTAGCAATTGGCTATCGCGATTTGGATCAATATACCGAAGCGTTAACTTACGTCGATCGCGCTTTACAAGCGACTCCAAATAATCCTGAGTTGTACTATCTCAAAGCCCAAATTCTTGCCGAACAAGGCAAAAAGCAAAATAATCCGTCCGCATTGAAAGCCGCCGTGGAAAACTTTGACCGCGCGATCGCTAAAAAAGACCAACTTCCATCAAGTTTAGTTAAGCAAATTGAACGCGAACGTAGTAGAACGGTTCAACGCGTTAGCGGTGCTAGTTAA
- a CDS encoding ABC transporter ATP-binding protein, with amino-acid sequence MLYLKNLVYHPPASQTAILKSIDLQLAPQNLGLIIGPSGSGKSTLLEILSGLVEATSGEIAWRDQELSADYLQQLGGLVFQFPERHFCGGTILEELRLGHPELGTERVRQALQEVGLENLSLQAAPHALSGGQQRRLALAVQLIRQPHLLLLDEPTAGLDWSMRRQLVNLLAKLKQYWTLLVVTHDASDLLSIADSCWTLNHGVLEAVPDPALLAVKAKATLATVDKTSVYTIEEASEAG; translated from the coding sequence ATGCTCTACCTCAAAAATCTTGTTTATCACCCTCCTGCAAGCCAAACAGCGATTCTTAAATCAATTGATCTGCAATTAGCACCTCAAAACTTAGGACTGATTATTGGTCCGAGTGGTTCGGGAAAAAGTACCCTACTAGAGATTTTATCTGGACTTGTCGAAGCAACATCAGGAGAAATCGCGTGGCGCGATCAAGAACTTAGTGCTGATTATCTACAACAACTAGGTGGATTAGTTTTTCAATTTCCTGAACGTCATTTTTGCGGTGGTACGATTTTGGAGGAATTGCGCTTAGGACATCCGGAATTAGGTACAGAAAGAGTGCGCCAAGCTTTACAAGAAGTTGGGTTAGAAAATTTATCTTTACAAGCTGCACCTCATGCGCTAAGTGGTGGACAGCAACGGCGTTTGGCTTTGGCGGTGCAACTTATTCGTCAACCGCATCTCCTACTACTAGATGAGCCAACTGCTGGTTTAGACTGGTCAATGCGGCGACAGTTAGTGAATCTACTTGCAAAACTAAAACAGTACTGGACGTTACTTGTCGTCACGCACGATGCGAGTGATTTATTAAGCATTGCGGATAGTTGTTGGACGCTAAATCATGGCGTGTTGGAAGCTGTACCAGATCCAGCTTTACTCGCAGTCAAAGCTAAAGCTACACTTGCAACTGTCGATAAAACCTCAGTTTACACGATTGAGGAAGCCTCAGAAGCAGGGTAG
- the rsmG gene encoding 16S rRNA (guanine(527)-N(7))-methyltransferase RsmG has translation METAPMLPQMLDVWQQMNWQPTQAQQAKFQRLYELILAGNRQLNLTRITAPLEFWEKHLWDSLRGIAPYLSTPETTMKVIDVGTGAGFPGIPIAIVCERSHVTLLDSTRKKMTFLDSLVAELDIPNVTTLVGRAESINQLPQHHQSYDVALIRAVGSPHLCAEYTLPFLKPNGLAILYRGQWTTDETEALQTKIKSLRGVIEKIEEFVTPLTHSVRHCVYLRKIS, from the coding sequence ATGGAAACAGCACCAATGCTGCCGCAAATGTTGGATGTATGGCAGCAAATGAATTGGCAACCTACACAAGCGCAACAAGCAAAGTTTCAACGCCTTTACGAATTGATTTTGGCGGGAAATCGCCAGCTGAATTTAACCCGCATCACTGCGCCTTTAGAGTTTTGGGAGAAGCATTTGTGGGACTCATTGCGCGGAATTGCACCCTATCTCTCTACGCCAGAGACAACTATGAAAGTAATTGACGTTGGTACAGGCGCAGGTTTTCCAGGGATTCCTATTGCGATTGTTTGCGAGCGATCGCACGTCACTCTCCTCGACTCGACGCGCAAAAAAATGACTTTCCTCGATAGCCTAGTAGCAGAACTTGACATTCCAAACGTAACTACGTTGGTGGGTAGGGCTGAAAGTATTAACCAACTTCCGCAGCATCATCAAAGCTACGATGTCGCGCTGATTCGTGCTGTTGGTTCGCCGCATCTCTGTGCTGAGTATACCTTGCCATTTTTGAAGCCGAATGGCTTGGCAATCCTCTATCGCGGTCAGTGGACAACTGACGAAACTGAAGCTTTACAAACTAAGATTAAATCTTTGAGGGGTGTCATTGAGAAAATTGAAGAGTTTGTGACGCCTTTAACTCATAGCGTTCGGCACTGCGTATATTTACGGAAAATCTCCTGA
- a CDS encoding superoxide dismutase, protein MTLNRRNLLFLLGASAGAVAIDTLRPHALLQTALAAESPSGSGSFELPPLPYAYNALEPHIDAATMRFHHDRHHATYVKNLNAALEKHPQLKGRSAEQLLSNLNSVPEDIRTSVRNNGGGHVNHSMFWRIMSPDGGGKPTGQIATVINQNFGSFAEFKKQFNSAGEGQFGSGWAWLVRTRDGNYQITSTANQDSPFIEGNYPIMGNDVWEHAYYLKYQNRRAEYLNAWWNVVNWNEINQRLAQATKTA, encoded by the coding sequence ATGACTCTTAATCGACGGAATTTATTATTTCTTTTAGGGGCAAGTGCTGGTGCAGTTGCAATTGATACATTGCGTCCGCATGCCTTGTTGCAAACCGCCTTAGCAGCGGAATCTCCTAGTGGTAGTGGCAGTTTTGAGTTACCACCTCTGCCCTACGCATACAATGCACTCGAACCACACATTGATGCTGCAACAATGCGTTTTCACCACGATCGCCACCATGCAACATACGTCAAAAACTTGAACGCGGCGCTAGAAAAGCATCCTCAACTCAAGGGTAGAAGCGCAGAACAACTCTTAAGCAATCTTAACAGCGTTCCAGAAGATATCCGCACCAGTGTACGCAACAATGGTGGCGGTCACGTTAATCACTCGATGTTTTGGCGAATTATGAGTCCTGACGGTGGCGGCAAACCAACCGGACAAATCGCGACAGTGATTAACCAAAATTTTGGTAGCTTTGCAGAATTTAAAAAACAATTCAATTCGGCTGGCGAAGGGCAGTTTGGTAGTGGTTGGGCGTGGTTAGTTCGCACTCGCGATGGTAATTATCAAATTACCAGTACCGCAAATCAAGATAGTCCCTTTATAGAGGGTAACTATCCGATTATGGGCAACGACGTGTGGGAACACGCCTATTACCTCAAATACCAAAATCGCCGTGCAGAATATCTCAATGCCTGGTGGAACGTTGTTAATTGGAACGAGATTAATCAACGATTAGCCCAAGCAACCAAAACAGCGTAA